ACGGTGGATACCATGGATACTGGGCAAGGAATTTTAAGGAAGTAGACGAACATTTTGGGAATATCGAGACATACAGGAAGCTTTCAGAAGAAATTCACAGAAAAAATATGTTTCTCATCCAAGATATAGTTGTCAACCATGTTGGAAACTATTTCAGATTCAAAGCTGGAAAATTCGAAATTAACACAGGAAGTGTTCCAACTTTCGCACCAACTCAATTCCCCTTCAATATGAATGACTATAATGATCCGAAACAGAGAGAAATGAATGTCTACCACTGGACTCCTGATATCACTAATTACAACGACATTCATCAAAAGCTCAACTATCAGCTTTCAGGTCTCGATGATTTAAATACTGAAAATCCGATGGTCAGAAGCGCTTTGAAAGACTCCTATGGTTTCTGGATAAAAGAGGTTGGTGTTGACGGCTTCAGAGTGGATACTGCGATGTACGTTCCAAAAGATTTCTGGGATGATTTCTTCTTTGGCAAAGACGGAATAATGACCTTGAAAGATGATTTCATCGCTTTTGGTGAAGCATGGCTCACTTCTCCACCGATGGATGACAGTGCAGAAAAGGAAATAGAGAGTTATTTTGACCATGGTTTTAACGCCATGCTTGACTTTCCGCTTTGTGAAGAAATACGTCGAGTTCTAAAAGGTGGGAAACCAACTTCATGGCTTGCTTACAGAATAGAAAGGCGTAATCAAACGCTTGAAAAAGGACTTCTGGTCACTTTCATTGACAATCATGATATGGAGCGATTCAGCAGGGGAACGGACGAGAAGACATTGAGAATGGCAGTCGCTTTTCTAATGACTTTACCTGGAATTCCTGTTATTTACTATGGAACAGAACAGTCTTTTGAAGAAACACGGGCTTCGATGTTTGCAAAGGGATGGGGATCGGGCGGTAAGGATCATTTTGAGAAAGGGGAGATGTACGATTTCATAAAAAGTGCCGTTGAGTTCAGAAAGAGTCACACTGCAACGAGATACGGTAAGGTCAAAGTTCTTCTGTCGAATTCAGAAGGTGCAGGGCTTCTGGTTTATGAAGTAAAAGATGAGAATGAAACGCTCATTGTGGTTTTAAACACATCTAATAATGACAAGATTAGAACCATCGATGGTGTGTTTCCTAGTATGGAAAAGGTATTCTCAAGTGATAGAGAGGCTAGGGTTGTTGTTCAGGAAAAGTCCACGGTCTTTATCGTTCCTCCAAAGAGTCTTACCGTCTTCAAGCTTTCCTCTGTGAATAAATATGAGAAACAGACAACGAATTTGACGTTAAAAACCACCGTGAACATCTACGAAGATAGAGTAGTAATATCCGGTGAAACGAACGGCAAAAGAATGTACGCCTACATTGATGGTTTATATCAAACCATTCCCGAGAAAGTGAATATTGTCGATGGTAAATACAGTCTTTCCCTGGATCTTTATAAAATGGGTCCTGGAAACCATTTCATTATTTTGAAGGTTTACGGATCCAATCCCAAAGAAGTCCTTTATTCTGAAGAAATCTGGTTTGAGGTGTCTATACCTACCGAAAAACTCGCAGAAGTGACAGATCCTATGAATGATGATCATGGGCCTTTCGGCAGATATAAATATCCACTTGATTTAACTTTCAAGCGGCAAATGGACCTTATTGGTGCAAAGGTGGAACGCATGGGACCTAATTTGATTGTCTGGATAAAAACGAGAGAAATTACTACGAGCTGGAACCCACCGCTTGGATTCGATCATGTGAGTTTTCAAATATTCCTTGATGATCCGAGAAGAAAGGGAGCAGAAGCGTTGCCATTTCAAAATTACGCCATAGATGATTGGGACTATGAAATCTTTATAACAGGATGGAATGTGGCTATTTTTTCGTCGGAAGGAGCTACCGAGAAAAAATTCGGTGTGCAGATAGGATCTCCTGAAGTCGTTGTGGTTGATGGGTGGATAAAGATAGCTGTAAAGGGTGAATGGATTGATTTTCCAGAAAGCTTCAATGGCTGGAAATTGTACCTTACAACTTGGGATTACGATGGTGTGGAAAACAGGTTCAGGCCTCTTGAAGAGGAACCAAAAGCTTACAGGTTTGGAGGAGGAAACAACACAGAACCGTACATAATGGATGATTTATGGATCGAAATAAAGGAATAATAAAACCATATTTTGAATGGGGAGGTGCTTTTGCCATGAAGAAGTACTTTGTTCTGTTGCTAGCAGTTCTTCTGGTTGGTGGACTCTTCGCTGTGAAAATCACTATGACATCTGGAGGGGTCGGAAAGGAACTCGAGGTACTGAAAAAGCAGCTGGAGATGTTCCACCAGCAGTACCCAGATATCGAAGTGGAAATCATTCCGATGCCGGACAGTTCAACTGAAAGGCACGATCTCTACGTCACGTACTTTGCCGCCGGAGAGACGGATCCAGACGTTCTCATGCTCGATGTGATATGGCCTGCTGAGTTTGCTCCGTTCCTTGAAGATCTGACAGCAGACAAAGACTACTTCGAACTCGGTGAATTCCTACCCGGAACTGTGATGTCTGTCACGGTCAATGGAAGAATCGTTGCTGTTCCCTGGTTCACAGATGCAGGTCTCCTTTACTACAGAAAAGACCTCCTCGAGAAATACGGTTACGATCACGCTCCGAGAACCTGGGATGAACTCGTCGAAATGGCAAAGAAGATCTCTCAGGCTGAAGGCATCCACGGATTCGTCTGGCAGGGTGCAAGATACGAAGGCCTTGTCTGTGATTTCCTTGAATACCTCTGGTCTTTCGGTGGGGATGTGCTCGATGAGAGTGGAAAAGTTGTGATCGATTCTCCAGAAGCTGTTGCGGCTCTTCAGTTCATGGTCGATCTCATCTACAAGCACAAAGTCACTCCTGAAGGAGTTACCACCTACATGGAAGAAGACGCAAGAAGAATCTTCCAGAACGGAGAAGCTGTTTTTATGAGGAACTGGCCGTACGCCTGGTCCCTCGTGAACAGCGACGAATCCCCAATCAAAGGAAAGGTTGGAGTTGCTCCTCTTCCAATGGGTCCTGGTGGAAGAAGAGCTGCCACACTCGGTGGGTGGGTCCTCGGTATAAACAAATTCTCGTCACCTGAAGAAAAGGAAGCCGCAAAGAAGCTCATAAAGTTCCTCACAAGTTACGACCAGCAGCTCTACAAAGCGATCAACGCCGGACAGAATCCAACGAGAAAAGCCGTTTACAAAGATCCAAAACTCAAAGAAGCTGCTCCGTTCATGGTTGAACTTCTCGGAGTTTTCATCAACGCTCTTCCAAGACCAAGGGTTGCGAACTACACAGAAGTTTCCGATGTCATTCAGAGGTACGTGCACGCTGCTCTGACAAGACAGACAACACCAGAAGACGCAATAAAGAACATTGCAAAAGAGCTCAAATTCCTGCTTGGACAGTAACAGAGGCGAGGGGCTCTCCCCCGCCTCTTTTACTCTGTTGAAGGAGGATACAGAAAGATGGAAAAAAGAAGTGGTTGGACAGCGTTCTGGATGATTTTGCCGACAATTCTTGTCATATCCGTAGTGGCTTTTTTTCCTCTGTTCAAAACCTTCTACGACAGTTTCTACAGTTTCGGTTTGAGGCCCGGTATAGAGAGAAGATTCGTTGGGCTTCAGAACTATTTCAGACTCTTTGAGGACACCCGCTTCATAATGGCTTTGAAAAACACCGTCTTTTTCACGGTGATTTCGGTTTCTCTGGAGACGGTGCTTGGTGTTCTCATCGCCATAGTTGTTCATCAGAGATTCGCGTTGAGAGGCGTTGTGAGGGCCGCTATGCTCGTTCCATGGGCAATTCCAACGGCCATTTCTTCTCAAATGTGGCGATGGATGTTCCACGATCAATTCGGAATAATGTCGAGACTCTGGGAGAAACTCGGAATAATAGAACCGGGAACCCCCATTCTCGGAACACCAGGGCTCGCCATGTGGGCGATCATATTCGTCGATGTGTGGAAAACGACTCCGTTCATGGCTCTTTTGATTCTCGCAGGTCTTCAGGTGATACCGGAGGATATTTACGAAGCGGCGAGAATCGACGGAGCAAATACAATTCAAAGATTCTTCAGAATCACTCTTCCGTTGATAACGCCAACGATAGGAGTGGCTCTGATCTTCAGGACACTCGATGCACTGCGCGTGTTCGATGTTGTCTACATCATGACGAGAGGTGCTGTGAACACAGAAACCCTGGCCGTTTACAACCGACACGTTCTGATGGATAGGGCTTTCACCGGTGCGTGGTTTGGATACGGTTCCGCCATATCTGTTTTCATATTCGTTCTTATATCGATCTTTGCCATACTTTACATAAAGTCCTTGAGGCTGAAACTCGATTGAGGAGGGAACCCGATGAGCAGATCGATAACGCAGAGAATCCTTCTTTATATAGCTGTTTTACTCATTCTTATATGGTGCGTTTTTCCCCTTTATTGGGCTTTTATTTCGTCGATAA
The DNA window shown above is from Thermotoga sp. Mc24 and carries:
- a CDS encoding alpha-amylase family glycosyl hydrolase, with the translated sequence MLVQKRGEENVGRSFFTFLLILAVSLFAVSWRDVVLYEIMIDRFNDGDPTNNDQGYGEYDPSDPAKYSGGDLKGIIDKLDYIRGLGVDGIWITPPVANQWWDPWVNYGGYHGYWARNFKEVDEHFGNIETYRKLSEEIHRKNMFLIQDIVVNHVGNYFRFKAGKFEINTGSVPTFAPTQFPFNMNDYNDPKQREMNVYHWTPDITNYNDIHQKLNYQLSGLDDLNTENPMVRSALKDSYGFWIKEVGVDGFRVDTAMYVPKDFWDDFFFGKDGIMTLKDDFIAFGEAWLTSPPMDDSAEKEIESYFDHGFNAMLDFPLCEEIRRVLKGGKPTSWLAYRIERRNQTLEKGLLVTFIDNHDMERFSRGTDEKTLRMAVAFLMTLPGIPVIYYGTEQSFEETRASMFAKGWGSGGKDHFEKGEMYDFIKSAVEFRKSHTATRYGKVKVLLSNSEGAGLLVYEVKDENETLIVVLNTSNNDKIRTIDGVFPSMEKVFSSDREARVVVQEKSTVFIVPPKSLTVFKLSSVNKYEKQTTNLTLKTTVNIYEDRVVISGETNGKRMYAYIDGLYQTIPEKVNIVDGKYSLSLDLYKMGPGNHFIILKVYGSNPKEVLYSEEIWFEVSIPTEKLAEVTDPMNDDHGPFGRYKYPLDLTFKRQMDLIGAKVERMGPNLIVWIKTREITTSWNPPLGFDHVSFQIFLDDPRRKGAEALPFQNYAIDDWDYEIFITGWNVAIFSSEGATEKKFGVQIGSPEVVVVDGWIKIAVKGEWIDFPESFNGWKLYLTTWDYDGVENRFRPLEEEPKAYRFGGGNNTEPYIMDDLWIEIKE
- a CDS encoding ABC transporter substrate-binding protein, with product MKKYFVLLLAVLLVGGLFAVKITMTSGGVGKELEVLKKQLEMFHQQYPDIEVEIIPMPDSSTERHDLYVTYFAAGETDPDVLMLDVIWPAEFAPFLEDLTADKDYFELGEFLPGTVMSVTVNGRIVAVPWFTDAGLLYYRKDLLEKYGYDHAPRTWDELVEMAKKISQAEGIHGFVWQGARYEGLVCDFLEYLWSFGGDVLDESGKVVIDSPEAVAALQFMVDLIYKHKVTPEGVTTYMEEDARRIFQNGEAVFMRNWPYAWSLVNSDESPIKGKVGVAPLPMGPGGRRAATLGGWVLGINKFSSPEEKEAAKKLIKFLTSYDQQLYKAINAGQNPTRKAVYKDPKLKEAAPFMVELLGVFINALPRPRVANYTEVSDVIQRYVHAALTRQTTPEDAIKNIAKELKFLLGQ
- a CDS encoding carbohydrate ABC transporter permease, yielding MEKRSGWTAFWMILPTILVISVVAFFPLFKTFYDSFYSFGLRPGIERRFVGLQNYFRLFEDTRFIMALKNTVFFTVISVSLETVLGVLIAIVVHQRFALRGVVRAAMLVPWAIPTAISSQMWRWMFHDQFGIMSRLWEKLGIIEPGTPILGTPGLAMWAIIFVDVWKTTPFMALLILAGLQVIPEDIYEAARIDGANTIQRFFRITLPLITPTIGVALIFRTLDALRVFDVVYIMTRGAVNTETLAVYNRHVLMDRAFTGAWFGYGSAISVFIFVLISIFAILYIKSLRLKLD